The Rhizoctonia solani chromosome 13, complete sequence nucleotide sequence CGGTGAATTCCGGCAAGTTTTAGTTTCAGAGTCTATCTAAACTCAGTGAGCTGGTAAATGTGGCTGATTGGAGGTCAGTGTATTAAGCGCTGGCTGACCAAGCAACCCCTACAACTTTTCCACACTTGCCATCCTCGGGTTGCCCATGATAATCTAGTACTCTACATTCATTAATCTTGTTATCACTAGGGGCACAGCATGAATAACTGGGGCGTGCCAATCTACCAGCCGGGCAAAGAGCCCCTGCCGCCAGGCCTAACAGAAGATCGTCCAGTTTTGATGCAGCAAAAAAGGTGGAAAATTGGATGCGAACGGGATCGGAAAGCTGTGCATTTAAACCGTGTTGTCCGGAGGAGCAGGTGATTTTTGCTTTTCATATCATCACAGACACCACTCACTCCTAGGCGAACTTAGGTTTTGCTTTGGGTGCTTTCTTTTCACTTATGAGTTCATCATTCGCCATCGAAGACCCAATGAATAGACTAAATACGGACGCCAACATGTCTACACGCCAAAAAACATCCGAGTTTTTCAAAAGCACTGGGCGAGGAATGTGGCGATCGGGAAGCGGATTCGCCAAAGTGGGAGCATTGTATTCGGGTGTGGAATGTTGTATCGAAGGGGTAAGCACCATTCTCAAATACATGGAGCTGACTTGACCGTGGGACCAGTTCCGTGCGAAAAACGATTTGACAAATGCGGTCTCTGCCGGTTTCATTTCCGGGGCTGTATTGGCGAGGAATTCGGGGCCTCGGGCAGCTTTTGGTGGCGGAATGGCATTCGCCGCTTTCTCGGCTGCGATCGACATGTTTATGCGAAGAGAGACCGCAGAGTAAGGACCCTCTTTTAGTGTTTCACCAACCCCCGTTGTATCTCGACATTTGCTACATTGGCTGGACTATGCCCAGCCTAGGCACCAAAGATGGAGTTGACCTTAATATGGTGCCTTTAGACGCTCTGCCCATTTATTTCACTACATTGCGTCAATATTGACTGACTATTTGTATAGCGAGGACTAATACATGCGCACGGCTTTCTACAACTTCCTGTTCTGTGGCTCCACTAGACCACCTAACTTATTCGCTCTACCCTACACCGCTCAGTCTGTCTTTGTACAACATGCAATCAATATTACTTGGAGTTCCTTGAATCTGAACAACGCGTTTTGTCCATGGGCATTGATATACTCCTTGGAACCAAGTTGCGGGACCAAGACTTTCTATTGGAAAGTCGGTGGTTGTAGATTACGCGCTAAATAACCTAGGTAAGCTGTGTATATGCTTGCTGATATATATTCGCCTTCCTTTGGCAAGTATTAATTGTTGGCGTTGCTCGATGGCGCTTATCAATGCCGCCGAGTACGTGTTCCTATAGATTGATCAAACGAATTTCCCTGTTTCTCCACCAAGTTTCAAGCTCCTAATTGGTACGTTTCCCGATTTAGCACACCTGGAGTACCTATCGAAGCAAACAACGCAATATGGCAGTTAGAGTGGCCAATTCCATTCAGCCCGTGATATCTTACAATAAGCGAAAGTAGCATGCTATTTCCTCGACCTTTGAAAACTTCTTTGCTACTCCCTGCGCGATTTGAAGGGGTTCTTGTACTAGTTTTTGTTATAGGTTGAGATGACCTCAAACGTACCGTGGCACTGTCAGAGTACTGTGCTTCGTGTCAGCTAAATCGCCTCCCAAGGGTAGCTGCGCTCTTTGATGCTGGGTAATACTGAGGTATATATATCCAGACATAGTATGCTACAGAGCACTCGACTCTCAAGCATCTCACCTcccattcatccccaacttccgACCTAATCCTTAGCGACATGCCAACCAATTATGCAGTCCACCGTGGAGCAAAAATGCCCGTAGTTTCATCGACGCCAGCAGCACCTTTTATGCACGTCCACCCGAGAGATGCTCTTTGCCCAGTCGTCAATGTACTCGTACTCTTATCCTTTATCCTCGGGCGGCTGTTATATACGACGTCCAACTGTTTTGTGCGTTTTTGCTCGTGGACAGGCATCTGTTGGTACGTGGTCTCAAGTCATTCGTCGGATCGACTGACATACAAACATACGCATAGATGCTCGTGACCTTTTTGTACGTCGCTCTTGCCAAGTTATGAGATGCCGAAATAATGAAACCGTCTTTCTTTATCTAGTCACGGTGATGTATGGGAACCCCAATTTGGCTTGGTTCATCACCATCCTACCTCTGATGATTGCctttcttgttttcttaCGGCATCGAGAGGGTCTTCGGGCATATATCAGATATAGGTAATGCAAAGGTACCCCAGAAATGGTTCATGTAGGATTGTCGTATCGTTCGACACGAATTAATGGTCCGTTGCGACAGATTGCCTGGGCTGAGCTTTCTGCAATTTCGAATGCAATGGTGCCAATGCGCCCGCCCCTGTGTAACTCTATTTTCGTGATAAATGTTTCTGTGCTGTATAAGTACTTGTGAATCGTGCACTATGGTGGCTGTGATAATAGATCAGATAAATGTGTATTATATGGAAGGATGCCAGGACCAATCTCCAAGCGCGGTCCCAATTTATTGGAGCACAGCATAGTGTCAGGTTGAACACCTCACGAGCATAATATATGTACACTCGCCAAGCACTCCGGTTACCCAAAGCGCTCCTTGGCCATGTTACGGAACATAGCCATAGTCTCAGCCTCGCGTGCTTTCATTGCTTCTAGTCTATCATTTGACGATCCATTCCCGTTTCCAGAAGTCGCTTTTTTCTCTGCCCACCGAGCTCTTGCGGCGTCTCGCCTTGCAATACTAAGCGGCCGTCAATTAAACTACCGATATGGCCGTTATGAATATGGACACTTACGCAGCTTGGAAGCTATCACTATTCCCGGCCCCCATCAGCACATCCTCGCCTACTTCCAATCCGCCCTCTTCTTTTCTATCCCGCATAGCTTTGTCATCCTCCCGCCGGGCCCGTTTTTTCTCCATCATGCCTTCTCGGCCAACCGCCTTTGGTCCAATGCCACCATCTTCATCTTCGAGTCTCTCTCGAGCCCGCTTGTTGGCTGTACGGCGCTCTCCCCTGGCTGATTCGACAGCTTCTTCTCGCTGAAGCGTGAGGTCCGAGGCCGAAGGCAGTGAAGGGCCAATCGCTTTTCCGGGAGGAAGGGATGGTCCTTGAGTGCGCTTGGACGCTGTGCTGGACGTAGGCGGGGCATCAAGGTCGTAGGTCGCCTGGCTAACTAACAGCGCCACGCATTCAGATGTCAATACGCGAGTGTGTAACGAGAAGCGACTGTTGGCTTACCTGCTTCTCGCGCAGCTCTGAGCTCGGCAGCGCTAACCTTTACCATTGTCGGCGAATGACCACCTGTATGAAGTCTGCGATGATGCAGGTCGTGCACTTTCGGTAGCTTCATCGGCGTTGTAGTTCTTTGGGAAGTTTTCCCTTGTTCCAGGCCTTGGTTCAAGTTAAGTGTTTCGGTTGCCACGAAAACCGATAAGCAATATTTACCTTGACAAAACTTGCGAAAGTAACTACTCGAACCCGGGCCGTAGGAAAATTAAGTTAATGCCCTTACAAACGTCAGTCAAGCTCTATGTACAAAATATCTCAAGTGAAAACTCACTGCCTGGCCGCTCGCCTGAGAGTTCGTCGAAGTATTTGCCACGCTCCTCTCGCAGCCATGCCCTAAATTCGGAATTCTTCTTGAAATAATCCGACTCGGATATTTCGGATACACCCAGAGACTTTAAGGATAACTTGGGTGTGGGGGAGCGCGAGCGCGAACGTGATCTGTCCCGAGGCATGGTTGTCGGGATGACGATGTTCCTTGAGTTGGCATTTGCAACGCTGTTGAGTAAGCTCGGCGCTTAATGGCTCTGGACATTGGTTAGAAAAATAAGCAATAACAGCTCGACTCGGTCTCTTATATTCACTTTGTGAGGCTAGGAACGCTCAGGTTTCCGGGGACAACCTGTTTTGGTCCAAATAATTCTGGGACGCTCGGCCAGGCTCTGGAGTACTGCACGAGTGCGCTCGATGCATAGAGCCCGATCTTCGAAGCGCCTATTGTCCTTTACGAGTCTACGAGTGGTCCGGAGGCTTTCGGACCCGTCGAATAACTAGGTATAATTACGGTGTCTTCGTTGTTGTGGTTGTGGTTAGGTCGCTTCAAGGCTTGAAGTTCAAGCTCAAACTGCTAGTGTTTGATTTCGATTGCTGCGCTAACTTGGTACCATGTCTCGATCAATTGGAAGACCAAATCTAGGATGCTTTCCCCCAAGTTGACCAGACTTGAATAACCAAATTTAGCTTcatatatgtatatgtaTATTACGGGGTTCTCGTTCTCTTGCGCATTTCCCCGAGCTCAATTTGTGCTACTGGACATGGTCATAATCCAGTGAGAATTTACCATTATGCACAAGACACTTGCGTAGGGCTAACTTAGCCGCAATTTGCTTTGATCTAGATCTGGGTAGGAGAATAACGCCCTGAGTAACTCCTACTTGCCCTCTTACTCAAGTTAATTTTGGTTTCTAGGAGAGAGGTCGTGGCCTACTGCATGTGAGGGCAGAGCTTCAAGAATCCATGAATGATCAACGATCCTTGACCCAGGATTATTCAAGTTTTCCAGTGTTGCCACTTGATTACATGTTCCTGGAGCGAGAACTGACTGATGCTTAAATAGGTAAGGATCTTCTCAGTTTGCTATCACTAAGTACACCTACCATTGCAATAATAAACAGGACGTCCCCCGGCTCCCTCAAAAGAGATATATGGATACTTTACGCATTTACACTCGTCAACGCTAATTAGACTATTCAAGCCTCTTTTAAATTGGATATAGCAAGCAGGAACGAGCAGCCATATCGGCGATAGTCAACCATTTGTCAGGGACCAACCCAACATTTTTAGGGCCAGGTAAGGCGGGCAGCTATATTCACCTGAAGGAGGTGTGCTATTTCTCTACGGGGACCTGAAAAACTCCGGAGTGCTCAGGTTTTGGGGACCTGCTCTTTGGATCCCACCGGATCCGGAGCGTCCCGCGAGCACTTCGGAGCGTCATTTTATGCTCCGAAATACTCGCTTACCTTGTGAGCGAGTGAGCGCTCCGGGAGTTTTCAGGTCCTCGTAGAGTTATGATGGGCGAGCAATCTGTCATGATACGACTTttttattcatatttaacGAGCTACaagcgaacaaggcaaaccgctcagcTCATCCCATGATACGACGAAAACCATGACTGAGAGCCCGAGACCTATAATGTCAAGGGAATAGATATCCAAGGCTTTGCGTCGCAATGCCGGCTTGTTGGTAATCTAATAATTAACTCTATTGTCTCTGAATATGGGTGCCCGTCTACTCGAAAGATTTAGAAAAACAAAAATGACAGCTCGACTCGGTCTTATATTCACTCTGCGGGCCAAGGAATTTCCAGGCTTCCGCGGCCAGCCCATTTTGGTTCAAATTATTCTGGGGCACTCAGCCAGGTTCTGTGAGGCACTGCACGAGTGCACCGGATGCATAGAACCCGATCTTCGAAGCGCCCGTTATCTTCCACGAGTCTACGAGCGGTCCGGAGGCTTTCGGACCCGTCGAATAACTAGGGTATAATTACAGTGTCTTCGTTTGTTGTAGTTGTGGTTAGGTCGCTTCAAGGCTTGAAGTTCAAGCTCAAACTGCTAGTGTTTGATTTCGATTACTGCGCTAACTTGGTACCATGTCTCGATCAATTGGAAGACCAAATGTAGGATGCTTTCCCCCCAAGTTGACCAGACTTGAATCACCAAATTTAGCTTCATATATTATATGTATATTACGGGGTTCTCGTTCTCTTGCGCATTTCCCCGAGCTCAATTTGTGCTACTGGACATGGTCATAATCCAGTGAGAATTTACCATCATGCACAAGACACTTGCGTAGGGCTAACTTAGCCGCAATTGGCTTTGATCTAGATCTGGGTAGGAGAATAACGCCGTGAGTAACTCCTGTTTGCCCTCTTACTCAAGTTAATTTTGGTTTCTAGGAGAGAGGTCGTGGCCTACTGCATGTGAGGGCAGAGCTCCAAGAATCCATAATATGATCAACGATCCTTGACCCAGGATTATTCAAGTTTTCAGTGTTGCCACTTGATTACATTGTTCCTGGAGCGAGAACTGACTGATGCTTAAATAGGTAAGAATCTTCTCAGTTTGCTATCACTAAGTACACCTACCAATTGCAGCGTTCGTAATAAAACAGGACGTCCCCGGCTCCCTCAAAAGAGATGTATGGATACTTTACGCATTTACACTCGTCAACGCTAATTAGACTATTCAAGCCTCTTTTAAATTGGATATAGCAAGCAGGAACGAGCAGCCATATCGGCGATAGTCAATCATTTGTTAGGGACCAACCCAACATTTTTAGGTGAATTCGGACATTGCCCTACATGGGGAACTAGCCTACTTCAGCACGACAAGAGTACAAGAACTAATGTAAGTATTCTCATGCGTTCTTAACCTCCCAATCGGGCTCGTCAACCGCGTCCTGCATGGTAAATGATACCAACTTGGGCCTCCAGCCACGTGAGTGATACCTTCTATTACTATGTTTGTGTATTACTCCGAGTACCAGTCGCATAACTGACCTTCGTTATGGCAGGTTCGGTAGAACTAAGGATCAATTACTCAACTGCAGCTGGAATTCACCCAACTTCGATCTATTTGCCGACCATCACCTGTCCCGGTTTATGGGCTAAATTAGGCTATAGCGACCTTTTGTTAACTTCGAAATAGCTTCCTATCACCCGTTCCTTCATTCGCTTCGAGTATTctacatttcttccataagcATATGGTTGGAACCAGCTCTTGTGGATACTCGTGGGGCCTATGGATCCTTCTGGGACAATAACTTCGCCATGGGGAATACACAGCCAAAAGGTTCTAGAGCTACTGTAGGTTTACTAGTGGGACGAAGCAGTATATAAGATGGCGTTCTTTTCAACTGAACAATTTTATTGTTGGACCGACACTCACCATGAAATTTTCGTTTTCGACTGTCGCCTTATCTGCGTTGTCACTTGTGAGCGGCGTGCTCGCGTATCCTTGGCCTGGTAAACATACAAAATATTACACGGTCGCTACTATTACTGAGACTAACCTATAGGTGGGTTACTGGGAGCTTGGACGTCCATGACCCTACTATGTGCCGGGACTCGGCTGGTAAATGGTTCCTATTCTGTAAGTAGCTCGTTTTTGCTTGTGTGCATTTTGGGTTACTTAATGCCGCCACTACTTAGCTACTGGGTGAGCCTTTTGGTCTACTATACGCTTAAAGGCATTTCTGAATAGATAAATTGTGTAGAGTTGGTATCCCCATTCGCACATCGACCGACAGGTGAGTCGAGATCTCCGAATTTGTCGCTTCGCTCACTCATATCATCGATAGGATTAACTGGACCCTGGTCGGTACTGTATGGTCGCCTGGCCAGGCAACTTGGATTACCCATACACAGGCGGAACTGATAAGGATATCTGGTAAGAGGCCAGTTTAACTCGTCAGTTTCTTCGCTAAGTACCCGCCAAAGGGCACCCGATTGTACATACAAGAACGGGCAATTCTACGTGGGTTATTTCACATTCGACGATCGTAGATAGGACTGAGATGAGAGCGTTTCGATAAGTTGTACTATGCAACCTCTACCTTTGGCAGTCGTAACTCTGCCATCTTCTTCGCCAAGTCCTCTACTGGCCTTCCCGGTTCGTGGTCGCATCAAGGGCAGGTCCTTGCCACTAGCACTTCTAATGACTATAATGTGAGAAACCAAACCTATATTCATATGTAGCTAATAAACACACTGTTCAGGCGATCGACCCCAACCTGATTATTGGTGAGTCCCAGTCCCTGAGCATGCCACAAAGCCGTTCTCAAAGGTCACTTAGACGGTAACAACTGGTGGTTGACGTTCGGATCCTACTGGAGTGGTATCAAGCTGTAAGTAGTCTGTCAGTACATATGCCCCTCTGTTGGCTGATTTTCAGCCGAATTCAGTGTTCAGTTGAGCCCGAGCACTGGGAAGCCTTCTAGCTCTACCGTTTATTCAATTGCCAAGCGTACAGGTACGTCGCAGGCAATTAAAATTATGGGCGGTTGACTGAATTTATATGGTGCAGCGGGAGGAGGGGCAGTCGAAGCTCCCATCTTGGTAAGAACGGCAACTATTACTACTTGTTCACTAGCTGGGACAAATGCTGCTCTGGGGGACATCATCAACCTACAATGTTCGCGTTGGGCGCTCTACTAGGTTGGGCAAACGCCAAACTTGATTATGTTTTTGTCTTTATTCTGACCTCACCCTACAGTGTTACCGGGCCTTATGTTGATCAGGCTGGCGTCGCGCTTACTTCCGGTGGAGGTTAGCACGAATTTTAACCGCTCATTGGATTCCAGGCACCTAAGATGAATAACTTTCACTATACAGGAACATTGATTCTCTCTACGCACGATTCTATCATTGGCCCTGGTGGACAACACGTTTACAAGGACTCAGATGCTTGGGTCATAGACTACCGTATGTTCCATATTAAATTATTACCTTGTCATCAGAACTAAATGTTATATGTATTTGGTCAGATTACTACACCAGCACTGGGTCATTGCTGGGCATCAATTTGCTCGACTTCTCGAGTGGATGGCCTGTTCTCTATTGATGAGATATTAGATAATATCTGGGAGTAACATGATATGTATGGCCCAAAGTGGCTATCATGCTTCTGAGTATTACATCCAAGTGTATTCAATTATTAAGTCCAATATCCACCCATTATCAAAGGAGCGATAGGTTATTAAGCTATTGATTTAATTTACTACATCCAAAATATACTTCAAACACGAAAATGGCCTTGATGTATCCAAGAGAAACATGAGGTGGTGGGACATAGCCTGCAGAGCCTAAGAGACCGGCGCTTACAGAGGTCACGTGGCCATCGCTCCAATTACGTGACCACCGCCTCATTACCATTACCAACATAAATCACGCCCTGTTGACAAACGGGTCAAGCAACGCGCGCCTTGTCTTTCCTCCCACATTTCCTCCCTATTCTCTGTTATCGCGATCTTGAGCGTGGATTTCCCCGGCCTGTGAGTCGTGCTTGTGTCTTGGGTCCCCGCCTTGTGTTCCTCCACCGGCCGGTTGACACTCGGCATCGTGGTGACAGGTTTCCCTGTATAGCCGTacacgcatacatacatggATCTTGGGAGTGGAAGGCCCTACACTCAGTAGACCAATCGATTGAGAAGAAATCGTTGTAAGATTTTGTACTGTTTGTTTACACTATTAGATCCTATTCATAAGATTCGCAAATACGGATTTCCAATAAATCCTCCTGTAACGCAAAGCCAACGGACGCTTTCCGCGCCACTTTTCAGTAAAATAAGTAAAACACAAATTTTATTGGAAACTGTATAACAGGGAATATTAGTGGAAGATTGATGGTTAACAAATTCTCTACGTACTACATCTTATAGCGCTGCCCATTATGAGCTTGCTTGAAGTTATCCTGGAAGCGTTGAACAGCAGCACCGGTTTCGCCACTTGCTTCAGTTCCGGTATCGTTAATTGAGGCGTAACCGAAAGATGGATCATAATGATTTTTGGCTCGCGCGCACACAATATCGGCATCTATGTGTCTCATGTGAATAACCGGATGGACACGAAAACGGCCAGTGCTTACAATAAACAGGGGCAGGGATTGAAACGGAACGGGTTGCCCGCGCGTACACATGACACAGAGCATATGATACGGCTTGTATGCCATCAACAGTAAAGTGGTTCTCATGAAGGACGCTATCCAGAAAATTGAATTAATATTAAATATGTTTGGAGTATGTGTGACACACCTGTAATGCGACGAACGTGATGTTCCAAGGAGCCCACCGTGGCTTTGGAGATAAAAATCGAACTCTGTTGGCTATCATCAGGAGTTAATATTTCGAAGCTGAAACTTGAAGTATTGCACTAACATGGCCAACACTAAGGTTTAAATTGTATGCGCAGTCAGAGGATATATGAAgacttaagtatacatagtTACGTACACATCGTCCACAACGGTCCCAGCCGGGCAGTTTCCACTCTTGTCCTCGCTCCCGTGCGTCGGAAAAAA carries:
- a CDS encoding glycoside hydrolase family 43 protein → MCRDSAGKWFLFSTGVGIPIRTSTDRINWTLVGTVWSPGQATWITHTQAELIRISGHPIVHTRTGNSTRNSAIFFAKSSTGLPGSWSHQGQVLATSTSNDYNAIDPNLIIDGNNWWLTFGSYWSGIKLVQLSPSTGKPSSSTVYSIAKRTAGGGAVEAPILAPKMNNFHYTGTLILSTHDSIIGPGGQHVYKDSDAWVIDYHYYTSTGSLLGINLLDFSSGWPVLY